The following coding sequences lie in one Longimicrobium sp. genomic window:
- a CDS encoding alpha/beta fold hydrolase, with the protein MRQGLMACLLVLAAACAAPGGAGAGGGASAAVDTGRAAVQGGELFYEARGQGAPVVLLHAGAQYDHTMWDGQVQALARRHRVIRYDLRGFGRSSRPNGPFSPQADLLRVLEALGVQRASLVGLGMGSGVAINFALQHPDRVDRLVLASLGAPPPNVPRPPGSPDLASPEGRERLRALRMPILLIAGGADSTPGLRHETVVEQEVPGVRRVVVPGVGELVNLERPDDFNRLILDFLAGGRR; encoded by the coding sequence ATGCGACAGGGATTGATGGCGTGTCTGCTCGTGTTGGCCGCCGCGTGCGCCGCTCCCGGAGGTGCGGGGGCGGGCGGCGGCGCGTCGGCGGCGGTGGATACGGGGCGGGCTGCGGTGCAGGGAGGGGAGCTGTTCTACGAGGCGCGCGGCCAGGGCGCGCCGGTGGTGCTGCTGCATGCGGGCGCCCAGTACGACCACACGATGTGGGATGGCCAGGTGCAGGCGCTCGCCCGCCGCCATCGGGTGATCCGCTACGACCTGCGTGGATTCGGCCGGTCCAGCCGCCCGAACGGCCCCTTCTCGCCGCAGGCGGATCTGCTCCGCGTGCTGGAGGCGCTCGGGGTGCAGAGGGCCAGCCTGGTGGGGCTGGGGATGGGGAGCGGGGTCGCGATCAACTTTGCGCTCCAGCATCCGGATCGGGTGGACCGCCTGGTGCTGGCGTCGCTGGGAGCGCCGCCCCCCAACGTGCCGCGACCGCCGGGCTCCCCGGACCTCGCCTCGCCGGAGGGGCGCGAGCGGCTGCGCGCGCTGCGGATGCCGATCCTCCTGATCGCCGGCGGCGCCGACTCCACCCCCGGGCTGCGCCACGAAACCGTCGTGGAGCAGGAGGTGCCCGGCGTTCGGCGGGTGGTGGTTCCCGGGGTCGGCGAGCTGGTGAACCTGGAACGCCCGGACGACTTCAACCGGCTGATCCTGGACTTTCTGGCCGGCGGCAGGCGGTGA